The following coding sequences lie in one Streptomyces venezuelae genomic window:
- a CDS encoding TetR/AcrR family transcriptional regulator: protein MSDTSEDAQDPKGASDPKGAPASSGSRAPRRRRVPRRERERQIVDVAVQVFAKRGYHGASVDEIAELAGISKPMVYLYLDSKEGLFLTCLRREAERLVGAFQGAATASGATPELRLHAGLLAFFAFVADHRDSWVVLHRQASELSEAIAAAVAEARVAVMAEVAGLVRAGIAEAGPTAQLTDEDADFVAHALVGAADSLTDWMARHPDQSPEGVTLRLMNMVWVGMGRVLEGEAWKPAAD from the coding sequence GTGAGCGACACATCCGAGGACGCACAGGACCCGAAGGGCGCATCGGACCCGAAGGGTGCACCGGCGTCGAGCGGAAGCCGGGCCCCGCGCAGGCGGCGGGTGCCGCGCCGTGAGCGGGAACGGCAGATCGTCGACGTGGCGGTCCAGGTCTTCGCCAAGCGTGGCTATCACGGCGCGTCGGTGGACGAGATCGCCGAATTGGCGGGCATCTCGAAGCCGATGGTGTATCTGTACCTGGACTCCAAGGAGGGCCTCTTCCTCACCTGCCTGCGGCGCGAGGCGGAGCGCCTGGTCGGCGCCTTCCAGGGCGCGGCGACGGCGAGCGGCGCGACCCCCGAACTCCGGCTGCACGCGGGCCTGCTCGCGTTCTTCGCCTTCGTCGCCGACCACCGCGACAGCTGGGTGGTGCTGCACCGCCAGGCGTCGGAGCTGAGCGAGGCCATCGCGGCGGCGGTCGCCGAGGCGCGCGTCGCGGTGATGGCGGAAGTGGCGGGACTGGTGCGCGCGGGCATCGCGGAGGCGGGCCCGACGGCACAACTCACCGACGAGGACGCGGACTTCGTGGCGCACGCGCTGGTGGGCGCGGCGGACTCGCTGACGGACTGGATGGCCCGGCACCCCGACCAGTCACCGGAGGGCGTGACGCTGCGGCTGATGAACATGGTGTGGGTCGGGATGGGCCGGGTCCTGGAGGGGGAGGCCTGGAAGCCGGCGGCGGACTGA
- a CDS encoding SCP2 sterol-binding domain-containing protein, whose amino-acid sequence MADDISRIAELDFAGVTPEEFARIVKGLSSKQFTELAEDGTLRGRILQEVFGRMERQFKPEAAASVTALIRWQITGSGGNEDVVYETDIADGTCVVREGQSESKPRVTLILADAEFLKLVSGNVGPVALFMMRKVRVVGDVALAAGLTRYFDIPKV is encoded by the coding sequence GTGGCCGACGACATCAGCAGGATCGCCGAACTCGACTTCGCCGGCGTCACGCCCGAGGAGTTCGCGCGGATCGTGAAGGGGCTCTCCAGCAAGCAGTTCACCGAGCTCGCCGAGGACGGCACGCTGCGCGGCCGCATCCTCCAGGAAGTCTTCGGGCGAATGGAACGACAGTTCAAGCCGGAGGCCGCGGCCTCGGTGACCGCGCTCATCCGCTGGCAGATCACCGGCAGCGGCGGCAACGAGGACGTGGTGTACGAGACGGACATCGCCGACGGCACGTGTGTCGTGCGCGAGGGGCAGTCGGAGTCGAAGCCGCGGGTCACGCTGATCCTCGCCGACGCCGAGTTCCTCAAGCTGGTCTCCGGAAACGTGGGGCCCGTCGCGCTGTTCATGATGCGCAAGGTACGGGTCGTGGGTGATGTGGCGCTGGCTGCGGGGCTCACGCGGTACTTCGACATTCCCAAGGTCTGA
- a CDS encoding vWA domain-containing protein — MRQGVLAVAVAGGLALAGCSGGGGSDVHRATGDSGEKRDGAPLPAPAPALPNGGANGGASAAPGEQGDDERREFAPDHLSTFALDVDTASYGFARRTLAEGRLPDPSTVRPEEFVNSFRQDYPRPDGDGFSVSVDGARTDDEGWSLVRVGLATRGAPAEAERPPAALTFVIDVSGSMAEPGRLDLVKQSLGLMTDRLRPDDSIALVTFSDTAKTVLPMTRLGNAGNAGNAGDAGDAGNAGEAGDAGGSGDARDAGDGRARVHRAIHRLEPTQSTNLEAGITTGYDTAVRGQRDGATNRVVLLSDALANTGETSADGILDRISDARREHGITLFGVGVGSDYGDALMERLADKGDGHTTYVSNEEDARDVFCEQLPAHIELRARDAKAQVSFDPKTVEQFRLIGYDNRKVADDDFRDDSVDGGEIGPGHTVTALYAVRARPGAGGHLATASVRWLDPESRAPHEESDRIETSGLDGSLGEADAGLQVAAVAAYFADGLRAAAPPGGHLDRDLPESVPATPSLAELSEWAHALPTRTQQVRELTSSIDEAARLTGG; from the coding sequence ATGCGGCAGGGGGTGCTCGCCGTGGCCGTGGCGGGCGGCCTCGCGCTCGCCGGGTGTTCGGGCGGTGGCGGGAGCGACGTCCACCGGGCCACCGGCGACAGCGGCGAGAAGCGTGACGGCGCGCCGCTGCCCGCGCCCGCGCCCGCCCTGCCGAACGGTGGGGCGAACGGCGGGGCGAGCGCCGCCCCCGGTGAGCAAGGCGACGACGAGCGGCGGGAGTTCGCACCGGACCACCTGTCGACCTTCGCCCTGGACGTCGACACCGCCTCGTACGGCTTCGCGCGCCGCACCCTCGCCGAAGGGCGGCTGCCCGATCCGTCGACGGTGCGCCCCGAGGAGTTCGTCAACAGCTTCCGGCAGGACTACCCGAGGCCCGACGGCGACGGGTTCTCCGTCAGCGTGGACGGCGCGCGCACCGACGACGAGGGATGGTCGCTCGTCCGGGTCGGCCTCGCCACGCGCGGCGCACCCGCGGAGGCCGAACGTCCGCCCGCCGCCCTCACGTTCGTCATCGACGTGTCGGGCTCCATGGCGGAACCCGGCCGCCTCGACCTCGTGAAACAGTCGCTCGGCCTCATGACCGACCGGCTGCGCCCCGACGACTCCATCGCCCTCGTCACCTTCAGCGACACGGCGAAGACGGTCCTGCCGATGACACGCCTCGGGAACGCCGGGAACGCCGGGAACGCCGGGGACGCCGGGGACGCCGGGAACGCCGGGGAAGCCGGGGACGCCGGAGGCAGTGGAGACGCCAGGGACGCCGGAGACGGGCGCGCGCGTGTGCACCGGGCCATCCACCGTCTGGAGCCCACCCAGTCCACCAACCTCGAAGCGGGCATCACCACCGGCTACGACACGGCCGTGCGCGGCCAGAGGGACGGCGCCACCAACCGTGTCGTCCTGCTCTCCGACGCCCTCGCCAACACGGGGGAGACCAGCGCGGACGGCATCCTGGACCGCATCTCGGACGCCCGCCGCGAGCACGGCATCACCCTCTTCGGCGTCGGCGTCGGCAGCGACTACGGCGACGCCCTGATGGAGCGGCTCGCCGACAAGGGCGACGGCCACACGACGTACGTGTCGAACGAGGAGGACGCGCGCGACGTGTTCTGCGAGCAACTGCCCGCCCACATCGAGCTGCGGGCCCGCGACGCGAAGGCGCAGGTGTCCTTCGACCCGAAGACGGTCGAACAGTTCCGGCTCATCGGGTACGACAACAGGAAGGTCGCCGACGACGACTTCCGCGACGACTCCGTGGACGGCGGGGAGATCGGCCCCGGCCACACGGTGACCGCGCTGTACGCGGTGCGGGCCAGGCCGGGCGCGGGCGGCCATCTGGCCACGGCGAGCGTGCGCTGGCTCGACCCGGAAAGCCGCGCGCCGCACGAGGAGTCGGACCGTATCGAGACGTCCGGCCTCGACGGGTCGCTCGGGGAGGCGGACGCGGGCCTCCAGGTCGCGGCGGTCGCGGCGTACTTCGCGGACGGCCTGCGCGCGGCCGCCCCGCCCGGCGGCCACCTGGACCGCGACCTCCCCGAGTCGGTCCCCGCCACGCCGTCCCTCGCGGAGCTCTCCGAGTGGGCGCACGCGCTGCCGACCCGCACGCAGCAGGTCCGTGAACTGACGTCGTCGATCGACGAGGCGGCGCGGCTCACCGGTGGCTAA
- a CDS encoding RICIN domain-containing protein, which translates to MGNSGDLPPYEDVAPHGARDVAGFVAAMRQLKKRSGLTYRELEERAARRGDVLARSTLADALRRTSLPRPEVVAAFVHACGDGDRVDAWLAARDRIAAGNPTAEPAPVRDAVVDASWVTATPVEVRSHAMDVRSRAADARSRAADMRSRAADVRPRRVKAVTAGAATALAAPMLALVVWGLLADDSDDSDADDSGKPTASASAPDGWVTIRPARTADLCLTDGRDRAGAYDSAVAVQLRCAKAPVPRTYLEPIGEELYRIQWHHPEMGRGCLTVMGEKQLKGMLEPRQDCEHATVFRLEPADGAFRLRPATSGRCIGIAGDDTTVGAEAIEERCSGAADQRFLVRPG; encoded by the coding sequence ATGGGTAACTCGGGGGACTTACCGCCGTACGAGGACGTGGCGCCGCACGGGGCGCGGGACGTCGCCGGTTTCGTCGCGGCCATGCGGCAGCTGAAGAAGCGTTCGGGGCTGACGTATCGCGAGTTGGAGGAGCGGGCGGCCCGCAGGGGCGACGTCCTGGCCCGCAGCACGCTCGCCGACGCACTGCGCCGCACGAGCCTTCCGCGCCCGGAGGTCGTGGCCGCGTTCGTGCACGCCTGCGGGGACGGGGACCGCGTCGACGCGTGGCTGGCCGCGAGAGACCGGATCGCGGCCGGGAACCCGACGGCTGAGCCCGCCCCGGTGCGGGATGCCGTCGTCGACGCGTCGTGGGTGACGGCGACGCCGGTGGAGGTGCGGTCCCACGCGATGGACGTACGGTCCCGCGCGGCGGACGCACGGTCCCGCGCTGCGGACATGCGATCCCGTGCTGCGGACGTGCGGCCGCGCCGCGTCAAGGCGGTCACCGCCGGGGCGGCGACCGCGCTCGCGGCCCCGATGCTGGCCCTCGTCGTCTGGGGGCTGCTCGCCGACGACTCCGACGACTCCGACGCCGACGACTCCGGCAAGCCGACGGCATCGGCCTCCGCCCCCGACGGCTGGGTCACCATCCGCCCCGCCCGCACCGCCGACCTCTGCCTGACCGACGGCCGTGACCGTGCCGGAGCCTATGACAGCGCCGTCGCCGTGCAGCTGCGCTGCGCGAAGGCGCCCGTCCCGCGCACGTACCTGGAGCCGATCGGGGAGGAGCTCTACCGCATCCAGTGGCACCACCCCGAGATGGGCAGAGGCTGCCTGACGGTCATGGGCGAGAAGCAGCTCAAGGGCATGCTCGAACCCCGCCAGGATTGCGAGCACGCGACCGTTTTCCGCCTGGAACCCGCTGACGGGGCGTTCCGACTGCGTCCGGCCACCAGCGGCCGGTGCATCGGCATAGCCGGTGACGACACCACCGTCGGCGCGGAGGCGATCGAGGAGCGCTGTTCCGGCGCGGCGGATCAGCGGTTCCTGGTGCGGCCGGGCTGA
- a CDS encoding ABC transporter permease, translating into MTAPSASGTPSGAPTLERPTAPGYRARRTLPLRVEAVRQLKRRRTLVMGGIMALLPIVLVIAFAVAGGSPGSRNGDVTLMDTATGSAANFAATCLFVSAGFLLVIPVALFCGDTVASEASWSSLRYLLAAPVPRARLLWSKMAVALAMSAAAMILLPLVALAVGAVAYGWGPLEIPTGGTLPAGTATRRLLVVVAYIFVSQLVTAGLAFWLSTKTDAPLGAVGGAVGLTIVGNVLDAVTALGDWRDFLPAHWQFAWADAIQPQAEWGGMIQGSAISVSYALVLFALAFRGFARKDVVS; encoded by the coding sequence ATGACCGCCCCCAGTGCTTCCGGCACCCCGAGCGGCGCCCCCACGCTGGAGCGCCCGACCGCGCCCGGCTACCGCGCGCGGCGGACCCTGCCCCTGCGGGTCGAGGCGGTCCGCCAGCTGAAGCGCCGCCGCACGCTCGTCATGGGCGGCATCATGGCGCTCCTGCCGATCGTGCTCGTCATCGCGTTCGCCGTCGCGGGCGGCTCACCGGGCTCCCGCAACGGCGACGTGACCCTGATGGACACGGCCACGGGATCGGCGGCGAACTTCGCCGCGACGTGCCTGTTCGTCTCGGCGGGCTTCCTGCTCGTCATCCCCGTCGCGCTGTTCTGCGGCGACACCGTGGCCTCCGAGGCGAGCTGGTCCTCGCTGCGCTACCTGCTGGCGGCGCCCGTGCCGAGGGCCAGGCTGCTCTGGTCGAAGATGGCAGTCGCGCTCGCCATGAGCGCCGCCGCGATGATCCTGCTTCCCCTCGTCGCCCTCGCGGTCGGCGCGGTGGCGTACGGCTGGGGCCCGCTGGAGATCCCGACCGGCGGCACGCTCCCCGCGGGCACGGCGACCCGCCGCCTGCTCGTCGTCGTCGCGTACATCTTCGTCTCCCAACTGGTCACCGCGGGCCTCGCGTTCTGGCTCTCCACGAAGACGGACGCGCCGCTCGGCGCGGTCGGCGGCGCGGTCGGCCTGACCATCGTCGGCAACGTCCTGGACGCGGTGACCGCACTCGGCGACTGGCGCGACTTCCTCCCCGCGCACTGGCAGTTCGCCTGGGCCGACGCGATCCAGCCACAGGCGGAGTGGGGCGGCATGATCCAGGGCTCGGCGATCTCGGTGTCCTACGCACTGGTGCTGTTCGCGCTGGCGTTCCGGGGGTTCGCGCGGAAGGACGTGGTGTCTTAG
- a CDS encoding alpha/beta fold hydrolase produces MDLRLPRPRMSVPRGPRRLIAAAAAVAVLAGVGTWSAVASEDEGPAVRRTDRMVDTGGARIDTSYFTAGDPDTKRPAILIGHGFGGSKADVREQAEDLAQDGYAVLTWSARSFGKSTGKIGLNDPKGEVADARKLIDWLATRPEVQLDKDGDPRVGMTGASYAGAVSLLTAGYDRRVDAIAPQITYWNLADALFPDGVFKKLWAGRFINTGGGCEKFEKRLCAMYERVAEAGKPDAQARKLLAERSPVAVGDRIKVPTYLAQGQTDSLFPLGQGDAIAKAVRANGAPVSVDWIAGGHDGGDREQGRVEGRVNDWFDRYLKDDKSADTGPAFRVTRTGGVDSTDGAARKRGASADAYPGLESGTRAVPLRGREQTFDNPAGASPPAISGLPGVGGSRLSQFASLGVGISVDFPGQFAKFDSAPVRDDFRITGTPTVRAHVKSSGDDAVLFAKVYDVSPDGKQQVLPSQLVSPVRVTDARQGKDVELRLPAVDHKVQKGHHLRLALSSTDFGYASPYEPATYTVSLKGDLKVPTAPGVDTAAAPLPAWVWWLPAAGAVLALGLLVTARRRTTAPAPDPALAEVPLQITDLSKRYAKSSDRYAVRDVSFTVEKGQVLGLLGPNGAGKTTTLRMLMGLIRPDAGEIRVFGQAIRPGAPVLSRVGAFVEGAGFLPHLSGRENLELYWKATGRPAEDAHLDEALQIAGLGDALARAVRTYSQGMRQRLAIAQAMLGLPDLLILDEPTNGLDPPQIREMREVMIRYARGGRTVIVSSHLLAEVEQSCTHLVVMDRGRLVQAGPVADIVGSGDTLLVGLAEDIPDPLVEKVAALPGVASAVRADDGLLVRLDGTEHASAVRLLPELVRLDVPVESMGPHRRLEDAFLTLIGGTTA; encoded by the coding sequence ATGGATCTACGACTGCCCAGGCCAAGGATGTCCGTGCCGCGCGGGCCGCGCAGGCTGATCGCCGCCGCGGCCGCCGTCGCGGTGCTCGCCGGGGTGGGCACGTGGTCGGCGGTCGCCTCGGAGGACGAAGGCCCCGCCGTGCGGCGCACCGACCGCATGGTGGACACCGGCGGCGCGCGGATCGACACCTCGTACTTCACGGCGGGCGACCCGGACACGAAACGGCCCGCGATCCTCATCGGGCACGGCTTCGGCGGCAGCAAGGCGGACGTGCGCGAGCAGGCGGAAGACCTGGCCCAGGACGGGTACGCGGTCCTGACCTGGTCCGCGCGCAGCTTCGGGAAGTCCACCGGCAAGATCGGGCTCAACGACCCCAAGGGCGAGGTCGCCGACGCCCGCAAGCTCATCGACTGGCTGGCCACACGCCCCGAGGTGCAGCTCGACAAGGACGGCGACCCGCGCGTGGGCATGACCGGCGCCTCGTACGCGGGCGCGGTCTCCCTGCTCACCGCCGGGTACGACCGGCGGGTCGACGCGATCGCCCCCCAGATCACGTACTGGAACCTCGCCGACGCCCTGTTCCCCGACGGCGTCTTCAAGAAGCTGTGGGCCGGCCGCTTCATCAACACCGGAGGCGGCTGCGAGAAGTTCGAGAAGCGGCTGTGCGCCATGTACGAGCGGGTCGCCGAGGCCGGCAAGCCCGACGCGCAGGCGCGCAAGCTGCTCGCCGAGCGGAGCCCCGTCGCCGTCGGCGACCGCATCAAGGTCCCGACGTACCTCGCCCAGGGACAGACCGACTCCCTCTTCCCGCTCGGCCAGGGCGACGCCATCGCCAAGGCGGTCCGCGCGAACGGGGCGCCCGTCTCCGTCGACTGGATCGCGGGAGGGCACGACGGCGGCGACCGCGAACAGGGCCGCGTCGAGGGACGCGTCAACGACTGGTTCGACCGCTACCTGAAGGACGACAAGAGCGCCGACACCGGCCCCGCGTTCCGCGTCACCCGCACCGGAGGCGTCGACTCCACCGACGGCGCCGCCCGCAAGCGCGGCGCGAGCGCCGACGCGTACCCGGGCCTGGAGAGCGGCACGCGCGCGGTGCCGCTGCGCGGCCGCGAGCAGACCTTCGACAACCCGGCGGGCGCCAGCCCGCCCGCCATCTCCGGGCTCCCCGGCGTCGGCGGCAGCCGCCTCTCCCAGTTCGCCTCGCTCGGCGTCGGCATCTCCGTGGACTTCCCCGGACAGTTCGCCAAGTTCGACTCGGCGCCGGTCCGCGACGACTTCCGGATCACCGGAACACCCACCGTCCGCGCCCACGTGAAGTCCTCCGGCGACGACGCGGTGCTGTTCGCGAAGGTGTACGACGTCAGCCCCGACGGCAAGCAGCAGGTCCTGCCCTCACAGCTCGTCTCACCCGTCCGCGTCACGGACGCGCGGCAGGGCAAGGACGTCGAACTGCGGCTGCCCGCCGTCGACCACAAGGTGCAGAAGGGCCACCACCTGCGCCTCGCCCTCTCCTCGACCGACTTCGGATACGCGTCGCCGTACGAACCCGCCACGTACACCGTCTCCCTCAAGGGCGACCTGAAGGTGCCGACCGCGCCCGGCGTGGACACCGCGGCCGCGCCGCTGCCCGCCTGGGTGTGGTGGCTGCCCGCCGCGGGCGCCGTGCTCGCCCTCGGCCTGCTCGTCACCGCACGCAGGCGCACCACCGCACCCGCCCCCGACCCGGCCCTCGCCGAAGTCCCCCTCCAGATAACCGACTTGAGCAAGCGCTACGCCAAGTCCAGCGACCGGTACGCCGTACGGGACGTCTCCTTCACCGTCGAGAAGGGCCAGGTCCTCGGCCTCCTGGGCCCCAACGGCGCGGGCAAGACCACCACACTCCGCATGCTCATGGGCCTCATCCGCCCCGACGCGGGCGAGATCCGCGTCTTCGGGCAGGCCATCAGGCCCGGCGCGCCCGTCCTCTCCCGCGTCGGCGCGTTCGTCGAGGGAGCGGGCTTCCTGCCGCACCTCTCCGGCCGCGAGAACCTGGAGCTGTACTGGAAGGCGACCGGCCGCCCTGCCGAGGACGCCCACCTGGACGAGGCCCTTCAGATCGCGGGCCTCGGTGACGCGCTGGCCCGCGCCGTGCGGACGTACTCCCAGGGCATGCGGCAGCGCCTCGCCATCGCCCAGGCCATGCTCGGCCTCCCGGACCTGCTGATCCTCGACGAACCGACCAACGGCCTCGACCCGCCCCAGATCCGCGAGATGCGCGAGGTCATGATCCGGTACGCACGCGGCGGCCGTACGGTCATCGTCTCCAGCCACCTCCTCGCCGAGGTCGAGCAGTCCTGCACGCACCTCGTCGTCATGGACCGCGGCCGGCTCGTCCAGGCGGGCCCGGTCGCCGACATCGTGGGCTCCGGAGACACGCTCCTCGTGGGACTCGCGGAGGACATCCCCGACCCGCTGGTGGAGAAGGTCGCGGCCCTGCCCGGCGTCGCGTCGGCGGTCCGCGCGGACGACGGCCTCCTGGTGCGCCTCGACGGCACGGAGCACGCGAGCGCCGTACGCCTGCTGCCCGAACTGGTCCGTCTCGACGTGCCGGTGGAGTCCATGGGCCCGCACCGCCGCCTCGAGGACGCGTTCCTCACCCTGATCGGAGGCACCACCGCATGA
- a CDS encoding APC family permease, with protein MTDTLRPLQSATTGEPPAPVAVPGDPQKLKRSIGVVGGTLLTLSCVTPASTLFVVVPDLFSSLGTATALTIAIGSLLCVGVAFCYSELGTLIPSAGGEYAMVSTMAGRLAGWLVFVLSLLVVMIVPPVIAMGTADYLAPVMHLDPSYAGAGVMICATLAGLLDLRANAWITGIFLVLEVVAAGVVAVLGFAHAERGPGSLTDLTVASGSGAGSGGVDTVTAMLIVSGLAIALFVTQGFSTAVYLSEEMENPRRNVARTVLATLAISTVIILVPVVAITMGAESLTALTEGDISAMVTAWSNSAVGTFVSLCVALAIINAGIVMVIQNSRVLFASARDKAWPAPVNKALSKLGASGAPWVATLLVGVPGALLCFVNLDTLYGVTGVSVTGMYLLVAVAALLARRGSHGTGHAWRMPLWPAVPVVLIAVLGYVLSQQELPYLGWTGGIVVAATLYWALYLRPRRETRWLVSVPEES; from the coding sequence ATGACCGATACGCTTCGCCCGCTCCAGTCAGCCACCACCGGTGAACCCCCGGCGCCGGTGGCCGTCCCTGGCGATCCCCAGAAGCTCAAGCGCTCCATCGGCGTCGTCGGCGGCACCCTGCTCACGCTGTCGTGCGTGACCCCCGCCTCCACGCTCTTCGTCGTCGTCCCCGACCTCTTCTCCTCCCTCGGCACCGCCACCGCGCTCACCATCGCGATCGGCTCGCTGCTCTGCGTGGGCGTCGCGTTCTGCTACTCGGAGCTCGGCACGCTCATCCCCAGCGCGGGCGGCGAGTACGCGATGGTCTCGACGATGGCGGGGCGCCTGGCCGGCTGGCTCGTCTTCGTGCTGTCCCTGCTGGTCGTGATGATCGTGCCGCCCGTGATCGCCATGGGCACGGCCGACTATCTGGCGCCGGTCATGCACCTCGACCCGTCCTACGCGGGCGCCGGCGTGATGATCTGCGCCACCCTCGCGGGCCTGCTCGACCTGCGGGCCAACGCGTGGATCACCGGCATCTTCCTGGTCCTGGAGGTCGTGGCCGCCGGTGTCGTGGCCGTCCTCGGCTTCGCGCACGCCGAGCGGGGCCCCGGCAGCCTGACGGACCTCACGGTGGCGTCCGGCTCGGGCGCCGGGTCCGGCGGCGTCGACACGGTCACCGCGATGCTGATCGTCTCCGGCCTCGCCATCGCCCTCTTCGTCACGCAGGGCTTCTCCACGGCCGTCTACCTCTCCGAGGAGATGGAGAACCCGCGCCGCAACGTCGCCCGCACCGTCCTCGCCACCCTCGCCATCTCCACCGTGATCATCCTGGTGCCGGTCGTCGCGATCACCATGGGCGCCGAGAGCCTGACCGCCCTCACGGAGGGCGACATCAGCGCGATGGTGACGGCCTGGTCGAACTCCGCGGTCGGTACGTTCGTCAGCCTCTGCGTCGCCCTCGCGATCATCAACGCGGGCATCGTCATGGTCATCCAGAACTCCCGCGTCCTGTTCGCCTCCGCCCGCGACAAGGCCTGGCCCGCACCGGTCAACAAGGCCCTGTCCAAGCTCGGCGCGTCCGGCGCCCCCTGGGTGGCGACGCTCCTCGTCGGCGTTCCCGGCGCGCTCCTCTGCTTCGTGAACCTGGACACCCTGTACGGCGTCACCGGCGTCTCCGTGACCGGCATGTACCTGCTGGTGGCCGTCGCCGCCCTGCTGGCCCGCCGCGGCTCCCACGGCACCGGTCACGCCTGGCGGATGCCGCTGTGGCCCGCGGTGCCCGTGGTCCTGATCGCCGTCCTCGGCTACGTACTCAGCCAGCAGGAACTGCCCTACCTCGGCTGGACCGGCGGCATCGTGGTCGCGGCGACCCTGTACTGGGCGCTGTACCTGCGGCCGCGCCGCGAGACCCGGTGGCTGGTGAGCGTGCCGGAGGAGTCCTGA
- a CDS encoding 5-carboxymethyl-2-hydroxymuconate Delta-isomerase, which yields MPHIDIDYADTLSGALDLPALVAELHPLVVERVDSVGVGKTFCRSAPAFVDGGPGAAFVHVTVGILAGRTQGVKAALAEDVLALLGKHLSGVEGATYSVEVRDLDASYRLYPTH from the coding sequence ATGCCGCACATCGACATCGACTACGCCGACACCCTGTCCGGCGCCCTGGATCTGCCCGCCCTCGTGGCGGAGCTGCATCCCCTGGTCGTGGAGCGGGTGGACTCGGTCGGCGTCGGCAAGACGTTCTGCCGGTCCGCGCCCGCGTTCGTGGACGGCGGGCCGGGCGCGGCGTTCGTGCACGTCACCGTGGGGATCCTGGCGGGTCGTACGCAGGGCGTGAAGGCGGCGCTCGCCGAGGACGTGCTCGCGCTGCTCGGCAAGCATCTGTCCGGGGTCGAGGGCGCGACGTACTCGGTGGAGGTCCGGGACCTCGACGCTTCGTACCGGCTGTACCCGACGCACTGA
- the mmsA gene encoding CoA-acylating methylmalonate-semialdehyde dehydrogenase — MTKTVNHWIGGKAVEGASGTYGPVTDPATGAVTTQVAFASVDEVDAAVASAREAFATWGTSSLAKRTAILFKFRALLDANRDAIAEAIVAEHGKVHSDALGEVARGLEIVDLACGITVQLKGELSTEVASRVDVSSIRQPLGVVAGITPFNFPAMVPMWMFPLAIACGNTFVLKPSEKDPSASMKIAELLSEAGLPDGVFNVVHGDKVAVDRLLEHPDVAAVSFVGSTPIARYIHTTASANGKRVQALGGAKNHMLVLPDADLDAAADAAVSAAYGSAGERCMAISAVVAVGSVADELVGKIKERAEKIKIGPGNDPTSEMGPLITAAHRDKVASYVTGAAAEGCEVVLDGTGYTVEGHEDGHWIGLSLLDRVPTTAKAYQDEIFGPVLCVLRVDTYEEGVALMNASPFGNGTAIFTRDGGAARRFQLEIEAGMVGVNVPIPVPVGYHSFGGWKDSLFGDHHIYGNDGTHFYTRGKVVTTRWPDPSDAPAGVDLGFPRNH; from the coding sequence ATGACGAAGACCGTGAACCACTGGATCGGTGGGAAGGCCGTCGAGGGCGCGTCCGGTACGTACGGCCCGGTCACCGACCCGGCGACCGGCGCCGTCACGACGCAGGTCGCCTTCGCGTCCGTCGACGAGGTGGACGCGGCCGTCGCCTCCGCCCGCGAGGCCTTCGCGACCTGGGGCACGTCCTCGCTCGCCAAGCGCACCGCGATCCTCTTCAAGTTCCGCGCGCTGCTCGACGCCAACCGCGACGCGATCGCCGAGGCGATCGTCGCCGAGCACGGCAAGGTGCACTCGGACGCCCTCGGCGAGGTCGCCCGCGGCCTGGAGATCGTCGACCTGGCGTGCGGCATCACGGTGCAGCTGAAGGGCGAGCTGTCGACGGAGGTGGCGTCCCGCGTGGACGTCTCGTCCATCCGCCAGCCGCTGGGCGTCGTCGCCGGCATCACGCCGTTCAACTTCCCCGCCATGGTGCCGATGTGGATGTTCCCGCTGGCCATCGCCTGCGGCAACACCTTCGTCCTCAAGCCGAGCGAGAAGGACCCGTCCGCGTCGATGAAGATCGCGGAGCTGCTGAGCGAGGCGGGGCTGCCGGACGGCGTCTTCAACGTCGTGCACGGCGACAAGGTGGCCGTGGACCGTCTCCTGGAGCACCCGGACGTGGCCGCCGTCTCCTTCGTCGGCTCCACGCCCATCGCGCGCTACATCCACACCACCGCCTCCGCCAACGGCAAGCGCGTGCAGGCCCTCGGCGGCGCCAAGAACCACATGCTGGTCCTGCCGGACGCCGACCTCGACGCGGCCGCCGACGCCGCCGTCTCCGCGGCCTACGGCTCGGCGGGCGAGCGCTGCATGGCCATCTCGGCGGTCGTCGCGGTCGGTTCGGTCGCCGACGAGCTGGTCGGGAAGATCAAGGAGCGCGCCGAGAAGATCAAGATCGGCCCCGGCAACGACCCGACCTCCGAGATGGGCCCGCTCATCACGGCCGCCCACCGCGACAAGGTCGCCTCGTACGTGACGGGCGCGGCGGCCGAGGGCTGCGAGGTCGTCCTCGACGGCACCGGCTACACGGTCGAGGGCCACGAGGACGGCCACTGGATCGGGCTCTCGCTGCTCGACCGCGTGCCGACCACCGCCAAGGCCTACCAGGACGAGATCTTCGGCCCGGTCCTGTGCGTGCTGCGCGTCGACACGTACGAGGAGGGCGTGGCCCTCATGAACGCCTCGCCGTTCGGCAACGGCACGGCGATCTTCACCCGGGACGGCGGCGCGGCCCGCCGCTTCCAGCTGGAGATCGAGGCGGGCATGGTCGGCGTGAACGTGCCGATCCCGGTGCCGGTGGGCTACCACTCCTTCGGCGGCTGGAAGGACTCGCTCTTCGGCGACCACCACATCTACGGCAACGACGGCACGCACTTCTACACCCGCGGCAAGGTCGTGACCACGCGCTGGCCCGACCCGTCGGACGCGCCGGCGGGCGTGGACCTCGGGTTCCCGCGCAACCACTGA